The Alkalihalobacillus sp. LMS6 genomic interval TGGCTGACGAGATAAATGGCATGATTGTCGAGCAACTCCTCCAACAAGTCGGCTTAAATGGTACCCGCGAGGATGGTATCGGTCTGTTGGACGAAGCCATCGCGAAGGAACAGGAACAAATTGAAAAAGCCGAAGAATTACGAGGTACCCAAGAGGGTCTAAATGAGGAGGTTGACGGTGAAATTGGTCGACGCACCGAAGCAATTGCTAAGTATCAAGACGCCAAGGGGCAGATTGAAGAAATACTAGGCTTACAGTCTAGCACTAACGATGCCATTGAAACTGGTACAGGCAACGTAGGGGATCTAGAAGTTAAGTATCGAGGTGCCGTTGATCGTATTAACGATGGAAATATTGCACAAGTGGAAGTGAATAACCGTATTGACGAGGGTGTCAGTAAAGGCGAAACATTAAACGAGACTCTAGCGGAGAGGATCGCGAAGCTCATTGATGTAGATGACCAAGGTGGCGCAGACGCTTTAAACGAAAAACTTTCACGCCCCATTACAAAATCAATTACATTCTGCGAAGGAAAGAATTATAAAACCAAGATAAGTAGCGCGAAAAAGAAAAGAGCTAGGGAGGTTTTGCTATGTCTTTAATCACCGGGATTGTTCACAATGACTACGTAATGCTTACGGGGGATCGTGCCACAATAGCCTTGACCTATGACGTATTTGATGACGGTAAAGTAACCAAGCGTTGTTTCAGCACCGTTGAAATTGATACTCCGAAAGTCGAGCAACTTACGACTAAAGTAATAATTGGAATCACTGGATGCGTAGACATTGGCGTTAAATTAAGGAATTTCTTGCGTGATAGAGTTAAGCTAGACGACGATCTTAATGAATGCGCTGATCTGTTAAAGTTTTTTATACGCGAATTAGAAACGGACACATCCGACGAGGCCTCGTGGTTTTTAAGTGATGTTGGCGCAGACACTTCCGTATATATGCTCGGATTTAATGATGAGGGCAGACAAGGGATAGTTAGCTATGACAGCGGACTAAATGCGAAGGTTGAAGTAGAATTCCAAGGTGCTAGCGATTACATGTCATTCGCTGATGGCGTAGGAACTAAAGCGCTTGACGATCCGTTCGAGCTAATGGAGAGCCAGCATCCGGGTATATTGACTTTTATGCAACGTGCCGATGATATTCACCGCGTCATATCATACGCTAACCCTCGGCTGGTATCGCAACAGTATGACTTAATTACGCTAGATCGGGAGGGTAATGTTACGGTGTCGGCATTTAGCACCGAAGATCGGTACGGTGAGTTAGCCGGTAAAGACGTCGGTGTATTCGTCAGTGACGTTAACGCGATATATGCTGAATAGGTAGTACGACGTATCCTACGTAGGTAGGCGTACCCTTTCTGCGACATATAATGAAGGAACACGTCATAAGCGGTGTCAAGTACGGATGCTTGACGATACGTTAGGCGAGGTGATTATGCGGTTACGCCAGCAAAGGTCGCCTACCGCGGAAGGGGTCGCTAAACCTCGGGGGTTGTGCCGTACCATAGCCGGTACTATACGGTAGGATACCGCCGGGATACCGTACTATTATGCAGTATTTTATGCAAGAGCCGTGGAAGATTGACGGAAAGGAAACGTTGATTCTTCGCGGTTTCTTCTTTGCATAAATAATTGTCCGCCAAACTTACGAAGATGCGTTTCGAAAACGTTGATTTAAAAGGCTTTTAACTTAGCATCGAATGTAAGATAAGTCACTTTCCATACATAAGATATTCACGTAAATGTATTTCGTATTCATCATTAAAGTAGCTCGAAAGTATCGCAAGTTGTTTCGTTGACCGCGCAAAATGCCTTCGCCCCAACGCCCCTCCTCAAGAACCCTGAGCCTGCTGAATCGAACTTGCTTACAAATTTTTAAACCGAGGGGGTAAAAGCTTGACTCCTATTAATAGTCGCGCTATTATGAATGTACTATTACTGAACGTACTATTACATAAAGGGGCGATATAAATGGCAGAAGTAGGCGCGCTACAAACAGACGCGGATATTAAACGTTGGGAAAACTCGTTATATGGTCGAAATCGTCTATTAGTTACGATTGGCGTCTCATTTGGTCTTAGAATTAGCGATTTGCTTAAGCTAAAGGTCGGCGATCTACGCGGCAAGACGTCGTTAGATATTCGCGAGCAAAAGACGGGCAAAGAACGTACGGTTACGTTTAATAGGAAGGTTATCGCTGCGGCAAAGACGTTAGAGGGCGCGGACTCCGACTATATCTTCGTGTCACGTAAAGGCGGTAACAAGCCGATTTCCACCACGCAGGCTTATCGCATATTGAAGGACGGAGCAGACCGCGCGGGGCTATCGGAGAAAGTAGGCGCGATCGGTACTCACAGCCTACGTAAGTCGTTCGGGAGAAAACTTTACCGTAGCGGTTATAAGTTGCCGGAAATTATGAACATTCTCGGTCATTCTTCGGAAAAAATGACGCTTAGATACATCGGAATAACGAAAGAAAACGTCGCGGTTGCGTATAAGGCGATAGATTGGTAGGAGGAATTTGTTAATTTATATCGAATTTTGAAGTTAAAGGAGGTTTTTTAATGTACAAGAATTGTTTTGAACGAGTGAGTGAGATTGGTAAAGATTATCCCGGTGTGGAAATAATGATGAATGACATTAAGCAGAGGGCTGAATCACAAATTATTGATCTTGATAAAATTTTTTTAATAGAAAGCCGTTTTAATGATAGATTTGAAATACTTGTTGTAGCTAAGTCATTTTTCATCAGAAATATAGGATACCTTGACGAGTATGGTGATTTAATTGGATATGAACTTGAACAACTTCCTTATAAGGAAGTTGCATACTCAAGATCATCTTATATTATGAAAAGCAATGAAAGGTTTGACTCTGACACAGTTTTTGAGGACTTAGATAAAGAGACAACAATTCATTTAAGAGACATTGAAAATAAAATTGTGATTAGCGGTTTCTATAATTTAAGAAATGACGAGGATTATATATTAAGCAGAAAGAAAGCAAGAGACGCTCTAAGTGATCGATTAAAAAGTAGTTTTTTAAGCAAGCGGTAACATTCGGCGATACGTAAGAAGTGCGGTATCTTCGCGCTGTCCCGTTTAATGCCCGCCTCCGCGCAAGTATATACGTAAGGCTGCCGGTCTGTAATCGCTACTATTTGCCCGTCGCGTCGGAGTCGTAACGTCATACTCGCCAAAAGTCGGAGCTCTCGCGTTCCGGCTCTATTTGGCGTACCGTCCGCATGATCTTCCGCGTAACAGACGCCCCGGGTACGTAATCCTTATCGTTCGCGGCTATCCCGATCGTCTTCCTCGACACACCGCATTCATCCGCAAACTCCACCGTACTAACGCTATTTTTATCGAGCCACTTTCCGAATCTACTCCGCGGCTTTCCTAACATTCTAACGCCTCCTAATTACATTTTCAATCAGTCTTGCCCGCGATGAGAAAAATAATACTCGTAGTGGGAGAAAAAAGTTACATATTGGACAGGCGCCTCCGCATAAACGTTATTAAAGACGTCAAAGGAGGCTACACAATGACAAATAAAACCGATTCACCTTATCGCCCGACCGTAAGATACGCGCCGATCTACAAGGAATACGTAAACGACCTATTCCACGCCACCACGCTCGATCGTTCGCAGATAATACGCGCAGCCTTGTTTACCGCGGCTCATTCGCCGGAGTTTCTAGCGCAGCTTAAACCGCATCTCAAGCGAGACGTTCCTATCCCCTCCCCTCGCTGGAACCGCGCAGATACTGTACTTTGGCGGGAACAAAGCCCGCAGCTAGAGAGCGGAGAGGGGGACGTCACCAATGAAAGTGATCATCGCGCAAGAGTCACAGAAGGAAACGTTGAGCCAGTCGCCACCACAACCGATCGGACGCAAGAAGCCACTGATCCACCGAAGCCGGGACGCATTAGGTCGCTTTTCAAGGGAGGAATCACGCTCAAGCTGTGAGGTAAGACCGCGGGGACTTAAACTCGTAAAGGTGCGCGGTAGCTACGGTAGCTACGTCGTTAAGACGCGGTGGCTGACCGATGAGCAGTGGGGAGTTTTAATAATAATTTCAATGACCGTATTATATCTAACGTTGAGAATATAAAAAGCGTTTATTTAATTAAACATACTACTAATCTACTAAATTCCCTTGACCATATATTTAATGTATGCGTATAATAACGGAAAAGATGGACGGTTTGCACGTAGTCGTGCGCTAAAGAATCGCCACAATGGACGGATAAAGTAGGCGTAGTGCCTAACGGGAGAAGGAACAGGTAATTCAACGACTCAAAATCGTGTTCCTCTGGAGTGCCGGTTCGACCCCGGCCACCGGTATCGTGAAATGTTGATATTGTAGTACTTAAAGCTGTTTTTCCTTTATGGAGAAGCAGTTTTTTTGTATTCATGGACATTTTTTCAAGCAGCGAATTTTACGAGAACTCGGAAAATTGTTGATTAAAAGAAAATTAATGTGTTAGGCTTGAATAACAATAGAAGAGCGTTGTTCAGTAAAAGAGTACGGGATCGGCTAGACATTTAATGAAAGTAGCGTTGTTAGATACAGAGGGGATTACGATTTCTACTTCAGAGTAGATAAAAGCTAAATGCTTTATAAAAGTTTACAGACGTTTGGTGACTCAGTAATAGAAGAAATTTAGTCACGTTAAGGTTTACTAGTCTAACGTATGTAGCCAGTGTCTCAACAGATGTATTTCACATAAAACTATTAAAAAGGGAGTGTCCGGTGTGGCGTTTCTTATCCTCATGATTGGTGTATTTTTAATAATTTCTATTAAAGAAAAGGGAGTTTCTCTCTTTAAGAATAAAGCTTTGGATTTCATACATCTTACTTTTTACGTTTTGACTATAGGTTTATATGTCGTAAACAGCTCATTCGTTCAGTTCGTTCCTACTATACTATTGGTCTACGTATCAATTTTATTAGTGGTTCCAGTGTTCGTTACGTTTTTAAAGTGCAAAGATATCTTGACACATAATAAGAAACAAGAGGGTGGTTAAAACCACGCTCTATTTATGTGTAGGAACTATTATTTGATTAAAAATGAAAAAAGCAGAGGCTTCAGAGATCAAGATAATTCCACTACTTGGGAAGCTCCAGGTGGTCAAGTAGAAATTGGCGAACCGTTAGATGAGGCTTTGTGTAGAGAAGTGCTAGAGGAGACTGGGATTATTATTGCGCCAATTGGAATTACAGGGATTTATTATAATGCAACGGATGCGCTTTTATCAGTCGTGTTTAAAGCTCGTTTTGTTAGCGGCGATATACGTATTCAGCCAGAGGAAATTAAGGAAGCAGCGTTTGTTACGCTCACGAATGATACAATTCATCAATTTATAACGCGCCCACATATGCGGTCTCGGACCATTGACTGTATGAATGCTACAAATTTTGTACCGTATGAAACGTGGAAAGTAAGTCCTTTCGAATTATTAAGTCGTTTAGATAACTGATCGCTACATAGAAAGTAGGGAACAAGATGATCGTTTGGTTCAAACATTTGCCTGAAATAAGCATGGATACCGCTGAGTGGAAACCAGTTATAACAAATAGTTGGTTTCGTACACATTTTATGAAGTTTGTTTATACGCTTCAGGTTCTTTTTTTGCTTAGTAGCTATTTCCTTAGTCTTTCCATTCCAACTGTTTACCTCGTATTGATTGCTATCAGCGTTTTTATTGTCCATGAAATCATTCATATCCTTGTTGTGTATAAGAAAGGTGATATTAGTCTTACATTTAGTCAATTCTTTTTCTGGCTGCATACGAATGCGACGCTTTCAAAGTCTAGGTTTTGGTGGTTCATGACGTTGCCTTTTATTCTGTTAACGGCCTTACCTCTTATTGTTTCTTTTTTTGTACCTTCAGATCTGAGGGGAATTTTTCTATTTATAAGCTGGTTTAATGCAATCGTGTCGGCGTCTGATCTTTTTAATTCTGTATTGATTGCGCTAAAGCTTAGGGGTTCTGAATTTTGCAGGGGGGGTTATCGAGTGCAGCCAACAAAGCGGGCTCGTTAGGATGAATCTTCTTTGCTTTTATCACGCTTGTAAATAGCACGCATCGTTGCCGCTAGGAAGGTAGCAGCTGCAATCGCCACGACTAATGGCCAGCCTGTTGTTATGTCGTCAAAAATTAAAAAGAGAAGAATAAGTGCACATGTTGGTCCAAGGGCGTAAAGGAGTCCGTAAACAAATGGGTTTTTCATTTTCATGTCTTCACCTCTAAGAATACCTACCCGACAGAAGAGCTTTCAAACGTTAAAAAAGAAATTTTGTTCAAATATAACGAAAAATTTAAACAATCCGCTTACATATGACGAATGAACTATGATAGACTGCTAATTGTAGGAAGTTATACACGTTAGTAAAGCAAGCTGTTTAGGGGGATATTTAGTGAGAAAAGGTATGATTATTCTATCTATCTTTGTAATAATAGGTATCGTAGGTGTTGCAGGATTTTATTTTGGACAAAGTGCTCAAGAACGTTTTTCGGGAACGGATGAAGCTGGAGGAGAGGAAGCAAGTACATCGGCGTTGTCTGAAATGAACGGTGAAGACGATGATTCCGATGAAATTGTGCTGACAGCTTCCGTTGATGAGGAATTACATGATTTGTTTCCCGAAACGATGTCAGAGCGTGATATGCAGGAAGCGATTCATTTTATGACCCATGGACTTGTGGAAGCCGAGAAAAAGTGGGGGAAGGTTCAGCTGACGGAAGAACGAATTGAATGGTTATATAATCTAGCAACAGAGAGAGAGTCTGAATTCACGCACGGAGATCGGTACGTAGAACTATTAAGTAGGTGGAACGAAGGCGACTTTAGCCATGCGGTAGAAGACCATAATTTTATTTGGAAGTTATGGGGAGGAACAGTTGGTGAAGCGACTCGCTTATTAACCCCCTCAGAAGTAGAAGCGTATAACGAAGAACACTTTTAAGAGAAAAAGCATAATCTGCGCTAGTCAGATTATGCTTTGTTTTATGATGCAGCAACATCTTCATCGACTGTCGATGTCTTTGCATTATTTGGCAAGGTGATAAATTTGGTCAAGAATGCTCCTACTAAGTGAAGTCCAGCGATTAACCAAATTAAACCAGCAACGCCTATTACATCGAAAAAGATGCCAACAAGAAGGGGACCAACGAACACACATAGTCCTGCTCCTAAGTTTAGGATCGCCATAGCTGCGCCTTTGTCTTCTTTTACGAGTGATGGGACTAGGGCAGAAAGTGGGACATAGCCTGCGATACAAGCGCCCCATAAGATCCCAACGATTTGCATGGCGACTAAATTACCGCCAGTTAGAGCAGGTGTATAAAAGAATAAGACGGTAAACACAGCACAACCGACTCCACCGAACCAGATGACGGTGTTCCGCCAGCCAAACCGGTCTCCGATCATTCCAGATAATAAGTTTACAGCAATGTTTGAAAGAAAAATTGTTCCCCATAGACTAAGCCATGCAGACGTACTAATGCCATATTCGATCGCAAAGTATGTAGGAATAAAGACTGGAAAGGCATATTGACCTGTTTGATTGATAATACGAACAATCCCAGCAATCCCCACTTTCGGTTCTTTCTTTATAATTGTAATCCCTTTCAAAAGTTCCTTTAACTTTGACTCATTTTCTTTTTTCTCAGGACGTATAATCTTATCTCGGTTAATGACAAGAGCAAAGAAAGCACCTAGTGCAATAAAGAGTAATGCACTCCATAGTGTATTAATGTGACCGAGGTTTTCAATCGCCCAAATGGAGTAATATGCGCCAATGACATTTAGTCCGCCTGTAAAGACAAACCAAAACCAGCCTACAGCTGCACCAAGTTGTTTTTGTGGTGTCCGGTAAGCAATCCAGACGAGAAAGCCATATGCGAATAATGGATAACCAAAACCGCGCAGGGCGTATGTAATTAGCATTAACGGATAGTTTAAATTTTCGATTGCGAATCCTACAAAGCCAATTGTACCGATGACATATAATAATACACCGAGAAACATCGTCTTCTTTGCACCTAGTGCTTCAAAAAGGGTGCCAGAAAACCATGAGGAGATGGCAATGGTCACTCCATAGGCTGTAAAGAGGTAGGCTGATTGTTGGACAGTCAATCCTTGTTCAACAAGATAGGGACTAAGCCAGCCAATTTCTAATCCGTCTCCAACCATAAATAACATAACACCGACATACCCCCACACAAGGTGGGAAGGTAAGCCGATTTTGTTTACGAAATTTGACATGTGTGCTCCTCCTTTGGAGTGGATTTGTGCGTTAAGGTTTTAAAATAATCTTTAAAGATTTAGAACCGTTCTTCATAAGTTCAAAGCCTTCTGCAAAATCATCCAAAGCTAGTTGATGCGTCACTACGCCTTCTGTAGGCAAATCCCCATTTGAAATACCGTCAATGACTAGTGGGTAACAATACGGTCCCAAGTGCGAACCAAGAACATCCAGTTCTTTACGATCACTAATAATACTCCAATCAACGGTTACGGGGTCTTTAAACACGCTGAATTCCACAAAGCGACCGAGTTTACGAATCATACTCAATCCTTGTTCAACAGACTTAGGATGCCCGGTTGCTTCAATGTAAACGTCACATCCATATCCTTCTGTCATCTCTTTAATAATGCTAACCACATCATCTTTGGCAGGGTTAAGAACGATATCAGCTCCAAATTTCTTCGCCAGTTCAAGCCTCTCGTCGATCAAGTCAAGAACTACTAGTGTTTTTGCACCAGATTTTTTAGCTGCACCAATCATTCCAAGGCCTAATGTTCCTGCTCCTGAAAGGACAACGGTGTCACCAAGCTCAATTCTACCGCGGTTAACAGCGTGCATACTGCATGCATAAGGCTCAATTAAGATTGCTTTTTCAATAGGAAGTTTATCAGGTACTTTGTAGTTGATCGCTTCTTTTGTAAACTTCATATATTCAGCCATTGAACCGTTTACATTGTTTTGGAAGCCATATAAATCGTGTTTTTCGCACATCCAGTATTGTCCGCGATTGCAGAACCGACATGCCCAACAAGGAACAATTTGCTCAGAGATAATTCGATCACCAATTTCGTAATCTGTGACAGCGTCTCCTTTGGCTACAACATGTCCAATAAACTCATGTCCGGGTATCATCGGTGCTTTTATATAAGCAGGCTGCGTCTCATCTCCCCAAAAACTTGGAGCTCCTTCAAATGCTTTAATATCACCTGCACAAATTCCGGTTGCTTCGACTTTCACAATAATTTCTTTATCGTTTTCTAAGGTCGGAACATCGACTTCTTCTAAGCGATAGTCTTTTGGACCGTAAGCAACAACGGCTTTCATTTTTTCTGGAATTTGGTTACACATAATTGTATTCCTCCATTTTAAGTGAGAATGTCTTTATAACAAAAAGCATGTATATGTAAATCGCATTTTTGTTAAAAACTCAGAATAATAACAAATGAAAGTAAAGCAAAAAATACAGTAAGCGTTTTCATTCATTTGTTCCTTAAATCATACCACCATTACAATGGATGTCAATAATTTTTATTGTTTACTTTTGATTATTTTCATATTATGACTTTTTCATATACAATAAGCATAGGTTTCGCAAATATAGTAAACTAATGTAAGGTGTGCAATGTAGATAAAGGTGGGTCACATGATGAATAAAATGTTTATGACGGAACGAAGAGATTCAATAATGACTGCATTAAAAGATAAAAAACGAATCACAGTGAAAGAATTATCTACCGAACTAAAAGTATCTGAAGCAACGTTACGAGCGGATTTGAATGAATTAGAAAAGCTAGGGAAGTTAGAGCGTACGCATGGAGGGGCAATCTTATTAGAAGATCTACCTCCAGTAAGTGAAGTGGAGACAAGCTTTACGTATCGTCAAG includes:
- a CDS encoding tyrosine-type recombinase/integrase, whose product is MAEVGALQTDADIKRWENSLYGRNRLLVTIGVSFGLRISDLLKLKVGDLRGKTSLDIREQKTGKERTVTFNRKVIAAAKTLEGADSDYIFVSRKGGNKPISTTQAYRILKDGADRAGLSEKVGAIGTHSLRKSFGRKLYRSGYKLPEIMNILGHSSEKMTLRYIGITKENVAVAYKAIDW
- a CDS encoding NUDIX hydrolase, with product MIKNEKSRGFRDQDNSTTWEAPGGQVEIGEPLDEALCREVLEETGIIIAPIGITGIYYNATDALLSVVFKARFVSGDIRIQPEEIKEAAFVTLTNDTIHQFITRPHMRSRTIDCMNATNFVPYETWKVSPFELLSRLDN
- a CDS encoding DUF3267 domain-containing protein, which codes for MIVWFKHLPEISMDTAEWKPVITNSWFRTHFMKFVYTLQVLFLLSSYFLSLSIPTVYLVLIAISVFIVHEIIHILVVYKKGDISLTFSQFFFWLHTNATLSKSRFWWFMTLPFILLTALPLIVSFFVPSDLRGIFLFISWFNAIVSASDLFNSVLIALKLRGSEFCRGGYRVQPTKRAR
- a CDS encoding DUF6241 domain-containing protein, with the protein product MRKGMIILSIFVIIGIVGVAGFYFGQSAQERFSGTDEAGGEEASTSALSEMNGEDDDSDEIVLTASVDEELHDLFPETMSERDMQEAIHFMTHGLVEAEKKWGKVQLTEERIEWLYNLATERESEFTHGDRYVELLSRWNEGDFSHAVEDHNFIWKLWGGTVGEATRLLTPSEVEAYNEEHF
- a CDS encoding MFS transporter; translated protein: MSNFVNKIGLPSHLVWGYVGVMLFMVGDGLEIGWLSPYLVEQGLTVQQSAYLFTAYGVTIAISSWFSGTLFEALGAKKTMFLGVLLYVIGTIGFVGFAIENLNYPLMLITYALRGFGYPLFAYGFLVWIAYRTPQKQLGAAVGWFWFVFTGGLNVIGAYYSIWAIENLGHINTLWSALLFIALGAFFALVINRDKIIRPEKKENESKLKELLKGITIIKKEPKVGIAGIVRIINQTGQYAFPVFIPTYFAIEYGISTSAWLSLWGTIFLSNIAVNLLSGMIGDRFGWRNTVIWFGGVGCAVFTVLFFYTPALTGGNLVAMQIVGILWGACIAGYVPLSALVPSLVKEDKGAAMAILNLGAGLCVFVGPLLVGIFFDVIGVAGLIWLIAGLHLVGAFLTKFITLPNNAKTSTVDEDVAAS
- a CDS encoding alcohol dehydrogenase catalytic domain-containing protein, encoding MCNQIPEKMKAVVAYGPKDYRLEEVDVPTLENDKEIIVKVEATGICAGDIKAFEGAPSFWGDETQPAYIKAPMIPGHEFIGHVVAKGDAVTDYEIGDRIISEQIVPCWACRFCNRGQYWMCEKHDLYGFQNNVNGSMAEYMKFTKEAINYKVPDKLPIEKAILIEPYACSMHAVNRGRIELGDTVVLSGAGTLGLGMIGAAKKSGAKTLVVLDLIDERLELAKKFGADIVLNPAKDDVVSIIKEMTEGYGCDVYIEATGHPKSVEQGLSMIRKLGRFVEFSVFKDPVTVDWSIISDRKELDVLGSHLGPYCYPLVIDGISNGDLPTEGVVTHQLALDDFAEGFELMKNGSKSLKIILKP